The DNA region AAAATTGAATTCCTGTGCCGTATAAGAAGCCTTTGAGGAACGGTATTGGTCTTCATAAAAGGTACATTTTCCAATCAAAATACCAAATAAATTTTCCAAAGTTGTTCCATCTGTTCGATAAACACCATAATCTGTCCTAGATTTTTCATTTCCTGGTCCAATATAATATTTTCTCTTTCCAGTAAGTAAATGAAGCATGTTATCACAGAAATCGTCTGAAATAAAAGTGTGGTATGCCTTCTGACATTCTAAAATTTGTTTGACTTCTTTTGCATAATCAGAAGTAGAAAATACATTGATAATTTGTTGCGGCTGCCCTTCATCATCTATTATTGTGAAGTTTCCACGTAGCTGACCGTATTTCTCCAAACGGTCCAACTGAATCTCCCCTGGCGTCTTATTATCTAGCAACTTTCTATTTCTCTCAATAGCTTTTGCGTAGTCTGTTTGCCCAGCTTCACTATCTGCTTCTGCATCATCTAGGTAGGAAATTCCTCTACGTTTCATGATATTTTTTAGTGCGACATACAATTCATCAACTGTCAATTTTGGGGAAAGTCCCTTTACACGGAGAATATAAGGATTTTCGGACGATAATTCTCCCTTCAACTCCACTTGGTAAGTCGCAAATAAATCTTCCAATCTTTTTATTCTATGTTTCTTCCTCCTCACTAGGCGACGGCTTTTACGAAAATCTCTCCGCTCTGCATTATTAGCTGCATTTGCTGAAGGAAAAATCCGAGAGCTAGCATGAACAACTTCTCCAGTCTGTGCCTCAATGATTCCAACCCCAACAGAAGCTATACCAATATCTAATCCTAAAATTTTACCGTTTGACATATAGCACCTACCTTCTTTTTGTATATCTCATAATTATTTTACAACTTTTATAGAGTATTTTCGATATCTATATTAGGTTTTTTATCTCTCAGAGGTGATTTTTTTTGCCTTCCATGTTAAACTATAAATGCTATATCAACTAGAAAGAACCAACCTATGATGATTACCAAAGAATTTGATACTATCGCTGCTATTTCTACCCCACTAGGTGAGGGAGCCATCGGTATTGTTCGCCTGTCTGGAACAGATGCTTTTACGATTGCAAGCAAGGTTTTTAAAGGTAAGGATCTGGCGACAGTTCCTAGCCACACGTTAAACTATGGGCATATTATTGATCCAGCCAATGGTCAGGTACTAGACGAAGTTATGCTTGGAGTCATGCGTTCGCCACGTACCTTTACACGTGAAGATGTCATTGAAATCAATACCCATGGTGGAATTGCTATAACAAACGAAATCCTTCAACTCCTCATTCGACAAGGAGCTAGAATGGCTGAACCGGGTGAATTTACCAAGAGAGCCTTCCTAAATGGTCGAGTTGATTTAACACAAGCAGAAGCTGTCATGGACGTGATTCGAGCCAAAACTGACAAGGCTATGTACAATGCAGTTCGCCAGTTGGATGGCTCGCTCTCTCAACTTATCAACGATACTCGTCAAGAAATTCTAAATACCTTGGCTCAAGTCGAGGTGAATATTGACTATCCTGAGTATGATGATGTTGAAGAAGCAACTACAGAGCTAATCCGTGAAAAGACTCTCCAATTCCAGATGCTGTTGGAGCAACTTCTCAGTACTGCCCGTCGGGGAAAAATTTTACGCGAAGGAATTGCTACTGCTATTATTGGCCGACCCAATGTTGGTAAATCTAGTCTACTCAACAATCTCCTGCGCGAAGAAAAAGCCATCGTAACCAATATCGAAGGAACAACGCGTGACATCATCGAGGAATATGTGAATATCAACGGTGTTCCCCTCAAGCTAATTGACACAGCAGGTATCCGTGAAACAGATGACATTGTTGAACGAATTGGAGTCGAACGTTCCAAAAAAGCCCTTGAAGAAGCCGACCTCATCCTCCTTGTTCTTAATGCAGCCGAGCCGCTCACCGAGCAAGATAGAAAGCTGTTAGCCATCTCTAACCTAGCTAATCGCATCATTCTGCTCAACAAGACAGATCTAGAGGAAAAAATCGAAGCAGATCAATTACCAAATGATGTCATTCGCATCTCGGTTTTAAAGAATCAGAATATCACTCAAATCGAAGAAAAAATCAACCAGCTCTTCTTTGAAAATGCAGGTTTGGTGGAACAAGATGCCACTTATCTATCTAATTCTCGCCACATTTCCCTCATAGAACAGGCTGTTCAAAGCCTACAAGCTGTCAACGATGGATTAGAGATGGGAATGCCTGTTGACCTACTGCAAGTTGATTTAACCCGTTGTTGGCAAATTTTAGGAGAAATTACAGGTGATGCTGCTCCGGATGAACTCATCACCCAACTCTTTAGTCAATTCTGCCTCGGAAAATAAAAAGTATCACATCACTTTTAATTGATCAATAGCCAATTAAAGCCATTAGATATTTAAAAAAACAGAGACCGTTAGAAATCATCGAGTAGATCCATTTTCAATAACCAACCTCCCCCATCCATGAAAAAATAAGCAAGCCATCAACTTGCTTATTTTTCTTTTCATCAGCTATCTTAGTTTCCTTTATTCCTTATCCCCTAAATCAACACTTGGTACTGTAGTTGTAGCATCATTGCTTGCTTGAAATAGTTCAACTTTTTTATAACCAAATATATTGGCATAGATCGAAGTTGGAAAACGTCTGATTTTTTTATTATACGTTGTTGCTACTGCATTATAATCCTTACGAGCTACCAAGAGTCGATTTTCTGTCCCTTCAAGCTCAGTAATTAAATTAGATACCTGCTGATTGGCAGTTAGTTGCGGATAGTTTTCCGCCACCACCAAAAGTCTTGATACAGCGGAATCCAACTGACCTTGAGCCTGATTGTATTCTGCTGATCCCTGTTTACTGGAACCAATTTTGGCCCGAGCATCTGCAATGGCTATAAAAATCTTTTCTTCATGTTTCATGGCTCCTTTAACAGCAGAAACCACATTGGGAATCAAATCATACCGCCGTTGCAATTGGGTATTCACATTTGCTTGGGCATTTTCTACCTCTGCATAACTATCTACCAGACCATTGTACTGTCCGATCGCTCCCATTCCCAAAAATAGCAAAGCTAAAACTGGAATAAGGATAATCAACCATTTTTTATTCATTTCAAACCCTCTCATTATCATTCATACATCCGTCAGCTATTGACTTGATTTTGCTAATATGTTTCATACCAAGTGGTGTGTACCAAATAGAACTACCAGCCTGAGGAAGCGCCGCCACCGCCACCACCCCCTCCAGACCAGCCTCCTCCGAAGTCAGAGGATGATGAGCTAGAAGAGTGATTATTTCTATAATGCTGATGGTCATTTACTAACATCCAAAGGAGACTTCCAGTTCCACCACCACCACGGCCAGATTTATCTATGACAAACAAAATGATGGCCACGAAAATGACAACTAGAAAGATGCTAAAGCCATCGCCCTCCGAGCTATTGTGTTTCTCCAAAGCTGCTAGTTGATTTTTAGCGTCACTCGTTCCATAAAATCGATCACCGATGGACTGAACAATATAGGACACCCCACCGTTATAATCTTTCTGACGAAAAAATTCCCTAGCATTGTCCAGAATCTTCTTTGCCACAATATCTGGCAAAACTATAGCGGCATTGTCTGATGTCTCTATACGAAATGCCCTATCAGCTATAGCAATAACCAGCAAAATGCCATTGTTTGTCCCAGAAAATCCAATCTGCCAACGTCGAAAGGTTTCATTAGCTAAACTTTCAATATCACTTGACAGCTGCTCTTTCATATAGACACCAACCTGCAAGCGTTGTTCGGTTGCCGCCCAACTTCGATTGAGTTGATCAATCGTTGCGATGGTTTCTGTAGACAGTAGTTTTGTCTCATCAACTACTGTAGTATCAATCGGTTTTTCAGGAATCAGATCGGCACTGACCAACTTGGGAGCAAAAGAAAAGCTTATAATCAAGATTATTAAATAACCGATAATATTATTTTTCCATTTTCTCATCAGAACACCTCCTTCGATGAACAAAGATAAGAAAAAATCTATTAACAATATACATACAATTATATCATATTATTTGTTTTTTAACAACATCTTTACAATTTTTTAAAAGCAATCTACTCTAGCCCTACCTGCCAGCGATGTAGCAATGGCTAAGTAACAAAGACAGTCTTTTTAATCCAGTTAATCAAAATAATCTAAAACAATGTAAAACGTTTGATAAAAAGCCAAAAACCTTTCCTATCAATTCTATAACAATACACAGTTTTCAAAAAAGACGGGCGAACCCGTCTATGTCGTTTACTTGATTAACTCATAAATAGCTTCTGCATAAATAGCAGCCGCACGATAGAGTTGCTCTACTTCGATAAACTCATTGGCTTGATGCATCGTGTTCACATCACCAGGGAACATAGCACCGTAGGCAACACCACGTTTGAGCAAGCGTCCAAATGTTCCACCACCGATAACTTGTTCGTAACCTTTTAGTCCTGTATGTTTTTCATAGACAGATAGGAGGGTCGCAACCATTGGATCATCAATCGGGCAATAGTGTGGTGTATGTCCCTGCTCAGAAAGGCTAACAGCCTCTACCCCTAGTTTTTCCAAACCAGCCTTAATGGTTTCAGGATTGGTATTTTTAGGATAACGGAAATTGAGGGCAATGGTATTGTCAGATGAAGCCTCATCAAACTTGAAAACACCCGCATTCATGGAAAGAGCACCCATTTGCTCATCGGAAATAGCTACACCAAGTTTCTTTGCTTCATGATCTTCTAGAAGAGTATCACCTGCCAATTCCAGATAAGCTTTCGCAGCTCCATCAAAGGCAAACTGTCCGAGGAACTTAGCCAAATAAGTTGCTCCGTTGACACCTTCTTCTGGGGTTGAACCGTGGGCTGATTTTCCGATGACAGTTACTTGCACCCTGCCGTTATCAAGAGCTTCTGCGTCAGCTTTTAGACCGTATTCTTCTACAAAAGCTGCAAGTTTACTATCTAAATCGGTCAAGTCTCCAGAAATAATAGCTGTTGCAGACTCAGGCACCATATTCTCACGTAAACCGCCTGCAAAGCTATGCAATCTAGCAGCTCCGCTATTTTCTCCAGTAAAATGCAGATAAGCTGTGATGTTCCCTTTCTCACCATTGATAATCGGAAACTCAGCATCAGGTGAGAATCCAAAGTCTGGCAAAGGCAGTCCCACATGCTCAAAGTAATAATCCATGTCCGCCCAACCTGACTCTTCATCAGTACCCACAATAAAACGAACTTTCTTAGAAGTTGGCAAACCTAATTCTTTGATGATTTTCAAACCATAATAGCAAGCCATGGTCGGCCCCTTATCATCAGAAGAACCGCGGGCAAAGAGTTTTCCATCAATAATTTGAGGTTCGTAAGGGTCTGTATCCCAACCACTACCAGCAGGTACCACATCTAAGTGTCCAAAGATTCCGAGAACTTCATCTCCTTCACCAAATTCAAAATGCCCTGCATAATTGTCTACATTCGTTGTTGGATAACCATCACGGTCTGCAATTTCAAGGAATTTATTCAAGGCATGAACTGGGCCAGGACCAAATGGATGTTTTGCATCTGCTTGACTATCGTCACGCTCAGAATTGATGCGCAAAAGATCAAACAAGTCTGCCATAAACTCGTCTTTTCGTTTGTCTACTTCTGTTCTAAAATTCACTGTCATGATTTCTCCTTTTAGTATTAAAGTAAGTCCATTCTATCATAATTGAAAGAGATTTCATAGAAAAAGCAAAGATGAGGTTGCTAAGCACCTCAACCTCTATCTTTTTATGGATAAATTGGCAAGATAGTCTGTGCCAAATTGTGTCAAGCGATTACGACTATCTTTGGATTCATAGAAATCAATCATAGCAAAACCTGCCTTGAGTTGACCACCTATTTGCTCCTCCAGTGTGTGACTAAATTCATAGCCATATTTGGGATTAATCGCCAGTTCGCCTGCCGCCTCCAATCTTCGTGAGTTGAAAGGTAAGCTATATTTAGGCTCTAAAGGTTTGTCTAGGTCATCCCATACATCATCACCATCAAACACATAGATCCATGGATTCATATAACCGACCATCAGCAAACCACCTTTTTTCAAGACTCTATAGGACTCCTGCCACATATTTGTTAAATCTTCAATGTAGACGTTAGACACTGGGCAGAAAATAATATCAAAACTCTCATCTTCAAAAGGAAAGGGATTCGTCATATCTGCTTGGACCGCTTGTAAATCTATATTTTCTCGCTCTGCAACTAGCCTATCTTTGGCTAACTGCTCTTGTGAAAAGTCCATAATCGTTGTGTTATAGCCATGCGCAGCAAAAATAGGTCCCTGTTGTCCACCACCACAGGCCAACCCCAATAGCTTTTTACCTCGGGCTTTTTCAAACCATTCTAGCGGTACCATTTTCCCAACTGTTAAAGAAACTTCTAAGAAACTGTTTTTTACTCTTAGGAACTCTTCATGACTAATAGGTACTGTGTAGCTGTTTCCTTGCTTACTAGAAATCCGATCCCAACGGTCTTGGTTGTAACTTACGTAATCACTCATCTTATGTTCTTCTAACGAAGTTTGAGCAAATACAACCTCATCTTTTTTATTATTCATTTATTTTACATTCCTTACTATGCTTATTATAGCATTCGCTAGCAAAAAAGCCACCTTCCCGTGACTTTCTCTGCTAGGTTAATACATTAAAATCCCAAATATCGTCCACCCAATCTTGATAAAAGTCAGGTTCATGACAAACCATGAGGATAGATCCTTTGTAATCCTGAAGAGCCCGTTTGAGTTCGTCCTTGGCATCCACATCTAGGTGGTTGGTCGGCTCATCAAGGACTAGGACATTGTTTTCTCGGTTCATCAACAGGCAAAAGCGAACCTTAGCCTGCTCACCACCTGAAAGAACTTGAATTTGACTTTCGATATGCTTAGAGGTCAGACCGCAACGGGCGAGAGCCGCACGAACTTCTGCCTGATTGAGAGCTGGGAAGGCATCCCAGACAGCTTCCAACGGTGTCTGTCGGTTTCCTCCTGCTACTTCTTGTTCAAAATAGCCAAGTTCAAGGTACTCACCGCGCTCAACTGAACCACCTAGTGGTGAGATAATTCCCAGTAAACTCTTGAGAAGAGTGGATTTCCCGATACCATTGGCACCAATAATAGCAATCTTCTGATTGCGTTCAAAGGTCAAATTGAGCGGCTTGCTATTTAGGACACGATCATAGCCGATTGCCAAATCTGTCGTCTGGAAAATAAAGCGACTTGGTGTACGAGCCATCTTGAAATCAAAGTTTGGTTTCGGTTTTTCAGCTTGAAGCTCGATGATCTCCATCTTGTCCAATTTCTTCTGACGAGACATGGCCATATTCCGAGTTGCAACACGAGCCTTGTTTCGATTTACAAAGTCTTGTAAGTCTGCAATTTCTTTTTGTTGACGTTCATAGGCAGCTTCCAACTGAGCTCGTTTCATCGCATGAACTTCTTGAAATTGGTAGTAATCCCCTGTATAACGAGTCAGGAGTTGATTTTCAACATGGTAGACAATGTTAATCACATCATTCAAGAATGGAATATCATGTGAAATCAAGACAAAGGCATTTTCATAGTTTTGCAAGTAACGCTTGAGCCAGTCGATGTGCTCTGCATCCAGATAGTTAGTCGGCTCATCAAGCAGCAAGATGTCCGGTTTTTCCAAAAGCAACTTCGCTAGAAGAACCTTGGTTCGTTGTCCACCAGACAACTCAGTCACATCTGTATCCATACCATAATCCATCACACCAAGAGCACGCGCCACCTCATCAATTTTAGCATCCAAAATATAAAAGTCACGACTTTCCAAACGGTCTTGCAATTCACCTACCTCTTCCATGAGGTCATCTATATCTGCTCCTTCTTCTGCCATGGATAGATAAATATCATTGATACGGGCTTCTGTCTTAAATAGTTCATCAAAGGCAGTTCGCAAAACATCACGGACCGTTTGTCCTTTCTCCAATTTAGCGTGTTGATCCAAGTAACCCGCTGTCACGTAGCGAGACCATTCCACCTTACCTTCATCTGGTTGCAGCTGTCCTGTCACGATGGACATAAAGGTTGATTTCCCTTCTCCATTGGCACCGACAAGTCCAATATGCTCTCCCTTTAACAGACGGAAGGATACATTTTCAAAAATTGCTCGATCACCAAAACCGTGACTCAAATTCTTCACTTCTAAAATACTCATTTTATCTCCTCTAAAACACCAAAGAACTGGAGTCTAAGACTCCAGTTTAATTCTATGTTACTCAATGAAAAGCAGTAACGAGCCAATACATTCGTATATCAAAACAAGTTGACAGATTCAGCTATCAATTCTTGACAAACATTAGTCCAAGCCAATTTCTGCACGCACCACATCTGCAATTGTATTAACATAGTAATCAACCTCGGCATCCGTTGGTGCTTCTGCCATGACTCGCAAGAGTGGCTCAGTACCACTCGGACGGACTAAAATGCGTCCATTTCCTGCCATTTCAGCTTCCATTTTCTCAATAATAGCTGCAATAGCAGGCACTTCCATCGACTTATCCTTCATGCTATTTTCCACACGGATATTGACTAATTTTTGTGGATAGATAGTTACTTCTGCTGCTAATTCTGACAATGTTTTGCCTGTTTCTTGCATAATTTTTGTTAATTGCACAGCGGTTAGCTGTCCGTCACCTGTGGTGTTGTAATCCATAAGGATGACATGTCCCGACTGCTCACCACCAACATTGTAACCTTCCTTACGCATTTCTTCTACCACATAACGGTCGCCAACTGCGGTCACAGCTTTTTCAATCCCTTCACGATCTAAAGCCTTATGGAAACCAAGATTGGACATGACCGTTGTCACAATCGTATTTTTAGCCAAAAGCCCTCTATCAGCAAGGTACTTGCCAATGATATACATGATGCGATCGCCATCTACTAGATCTCCATTCTCATCAACTGCAATCAAACGGTCACTATCTCCGTCAAAGGCAAGACCGATTCGACTTCCCGTTTCCCTGACTAATTTTTGAAGCTGCTCCGGATGTGTTGAACCGACACCTTCGTTAATGTTGAGTCCATCTGGATTTTCAGCCATGACAGTTAAATCTGCGCCCAAGTCTGCAAAAACCTGACGAGCAGAGGTTGAGGCAGCACCATTTGCCGTATCAAGTGCAACCTTCATTCCTTCCAATTCTATACCCGCTGATACAAGGAATTGTTGATACTTGCGCAAACCTTCTGGGTATTCTACTACATCCCCTAACCCTTGAGCAGATGGGCGTGGAAGAGTATCTTCTTCTGCATCAAGAAGCCCTTCAATCTCCGCTTCCAAAGCATCATCCAATTTGAAACCATCACTGGCAAAAAACTTAATGCCATTATCCTGAGCTGGATTGTGGCTGGCAGAAATCATAACTCCTGCACTGGCTTTCTCTGTTTTTACCAAGTGGGCAACACCTGGTGTTGCCAAAACACCCAACCTATAAACATGAATTCCTACTGATAGGAGACCGGCAATCAAAGCAGCTTCCAACATCTGCCCTGAAATCCGTGTATCACGCGCTACAAAAACGCGAGGGACTTCCGTCTCATGCTGGCTAAGTACATAACCACCGAAACGTCCTAATTTAAACGCCAATTCCGGCGTTAATTCAATGTTCGCTTCTCCTCGAACACCATCTGTACCAAAATATTTACCCATCTTATTTCTTAACCCCTTATTTTGTTTTTGTAAGTGCAACTTGCATATTAACTTCTGTTTGTGAAAGAACAACCGGCAAGACATTACCATCTGCATCAACTGCGCGCAACTTAGCAACCCCACTATAGTCCTCAGACAAGTTGCTAACATCCATGGCTACGGCTTCAATACGGTCAATCTTAGCCATGGTCTCCTCATCAGTCGTCACCTTGACCGTATCTAAATTAACAGAAACCTTGGACAGACTATAGCCTTCTGCCAACTGATTGCTGTAGACTCGTCCTTCAACTGGAAAAGCCTTGCTCACTCGTTTACCAATCTTGACAGTGATGGTATCAGGCGCTAAAGTCGCACTCACTCCTGCTGGCAAATTGGCTAATTGGAGTTTAACTGTCTGCGTTCCAGCGCTTACCTTCTTTAGATTTGCAATAACTTGAAAAGTTCGAGTCAATTCTGCAGATTCTCGCTGCAACAGAACGCGATTGGAGCCACGCAACTCAACTGCTACTGTTGATGAAAAGCCTGAAATAAAATACTTGCTCGTATCGTAATCTATCTCAATCGGCACGTTATTCAAGGTATGCACATAGGTTTCTGATTCTTTATTTTTTGCTGATGATTCTGATGTTTTATAGTTGGTAGTTGTTGCATAGAAAAAGAGCAACAAAGCTAGAAAAACTGATAAGACTAAGTGGCCGACCGCCTTAAATTTATCGTGCATGTTTGCTTCCTCCCAATCGTTTCCAAATAGGCTGTTTGTCTGCATGTTCAGAAATAAAAGTGGAGCGCAATTCAGCTTCAAATTCTTCAAGCGTCAAATCATGCTTGAAGACTCCATTGTGAGCAATTGAGATGCTCCCTGTCTCTTCCGAAACGATAAAGACAAAGGCATCTGAGACTTCAGACAAGCCGATAGCTGCACGATGGCGAGTACCAAACTCCTTTGAGATTCCTGCACTTTCTGACAACGGCAAATAGGCACAAGCAACTGCTACCTTATCTTCTTTAACGATAACAGCACCATCGTGAAGCGGTGTATTGGGAATGAAAATGTTAATCAGTAATTCCCGTGACACATCCGCATTTAGAGGGATTCCTGTCGCCCTGTATTCTTGCAAGGTTCGTGCTCGTTCAACTGCTACAAGTGCTCCGATTTTCCGCGGTGACATATAGGCCACCGACTTGAGAATGGCATCAATTAACTTCTCTTCTGCACTCACAGTATTTGCGGTAAAAATCTGAGTTGTACGGCCAAGCTTTTCCAACATAGCGCGCAACTCTGGTGCAAAAATAACAACTGCCGCAATAACTCCGTAAGTTATGACTTGATTCATCAACCAAGCAATAGTCTGCAAGCCAAATAAACTAGCCACAATCTGAGCAATGATAAACAGAAAAACCCCACGAATCAAGGTCATAATTTTAGTGCCTGCAATAGCCTTACTAAAATTATAAATTAAATAAACAACAATGCCAATATCAATTAAGTGAAGTAAGGCGGTCCATGGACTAACAATCAGACTCGACCAATACCCCGCATCTAATAACTGGTTAAAGTTTAACATATCGTTCTCATACTTTCTAACTCATACATAGTAACGACTCCATTATACCATATTTTTTCCTATATTCTTTAGAAAACCATGACCATCCCATTAAAAAGATTACAGATTTACTGCGAAAATATGTCGAAGATCTGCATACTCTATTATAGAAAATCAAAAGGCTTTGTGTTAAAATAAGTCCATGAAAATAAATACATTACTAGGGATGATAGCAGGAAAAACTTCCCAATTTGTTTTAAGTAAACTCGGTCGTGGAACAACCTTGCCAGGAAAAATTGCTCTTGCATTCGATAAAGATATTCTAAACAGTTTGGCAAAGGATTATGAAATCGTTGTTATCACTGGCACAAATGGTAAAACTTTAACAACTGCGCTAACAGTCGGTATTCTTCAGGAGGCTTTTGGGGAAATTACCACTAACACCAGTGGAGCCAATATGATTACAGGGATTACGGCTACCTTTTTGTCTGCCCCCAAAAATAAAAATGGCAAAAAAATTGCTGTGTTGGAAATTGATGAAGCCAGTCTTACAAGAGTGACTGACTTTATCAAGCCAAGCCTGATTGTATTCACTAATATCTTCCGCGATCAGATGGATCGTTACGGTGAGATTTATACGACTTACCAGATGATCTTAGATGGAGCTGCAAAGGTACCAACCGCCACTATTTTAGCTAACGGTGACAGTCCGCTTTTCAACTCAACGACAATCATCAATCCAGTCAAATACTACGGTTTTGCGACAGAAGAACATGAGCCTCGCTTGGCCCATTACAATACCGAAGGCGTACTCTGTCCACATTGCCATCAAATTATTCGGTATAAGCTCAATACCTATGCAAATCTTGGAAGCTATACTTGTAGCAATTGTGAATTTAGCAGACCTGAATTAGATTATAAGCTGACCAAGCTCAAAGAAATCACCAATACTTCTTCTTCCTTTGTTATTGATGATCAAGACTATAGAATCAATATCGGTGGTCTCTACAATATTTACAACGCTCTTGCAGCAGTCAGTGTCGCAGAGTTCTTTGGGGTTCCATCTGAGAAAATTAAAGCTGGCTTTGACAAGAGTAAGGCGGTTTTTGGTCGTCAAGAGACCTTCAAACTAGGCAACAAGGACTGTACCCTCGTCCTCATTAAGAATCCGGTCGGTGCAACTCAGGCTATGGAGATGATAAAGTTAGCTCCTTATGAATTTAGCTTGTCTGTTCTTCTCAATGCTCATTATGCTGATGGTATTGATACTAGCTGGATATGGGATGCCGATTTTGAGCAGATTTCACAGATGAAGATTCCTCAAATTTTTGCAGGCGGAGTTCGTTCTTCAGAGATTGCTCGCCGTCTTCGCGTCACTGGTTATCCAGAAAATCAGATTGTTGAGAAGTCAAAATTGGAAGACATCATCAACTTGATTGAACACTCCAGCAGTCAACATGCTTACATACTAGCGACCTACACTGCCATGTTGGAATTCCGTGACTTACTAGCCCAGCGCCAAGCTGTTGGAAAGGAAATGAAATAATGGTTTATACTTCATTAAAAAGTCCCGATAGAGACTATCCTTACAAGCTCTATATTGCTCATCTCTACGGAGACTTGATGAATACTTACGGTGATAATGGCAATATCCTTATGCTCAAATATGTAGCAGAAAAGCTAGGAGCTCGTGTTCAGGTTGACATCGTCTCTCTGAAAGATGGCTTTGATAAAGAATTCTATGATATTGTCTTTTTCGGTGGTGGTCAAGACTATGAGCAATCTGTTCTAGCCAAGGATTTACCAACCAAGAAAGAAAGTCTAGCAGATTTCATCGAAAACGAAGGCGTTATGTTAGCTATCTGCGGTGGTTTCCAATTACTCGGACAATACTATATCGAGGCTAGTGGACGTAAAATTGAGGGCTTGGGAATTTTGGGACACTACACTCTCAATCAGACTAATAATCGCTATATTGGCGACATCAAAATCCATAATGATGAATTTGATGAAACCTACTATGGATTTGAAAACCATCAAGGGCGCACTTTTCTAGCGGATGACCAAAAACCACTGGGTAGGGTTATCTATGGAAATGGTAACAATAAGGAAGATGGCGGCGAAGGAATGCACTACAAAAACACCTTTGGCAGCTATTTTCACGGTCCCATACTCTCACGTAATGCCAATCTAGCTTATCGCTTGGTCACAACAGCCCTTCGGAAAAAATACGGACAAGCTATTCCACTTGCAAACTACGTAGACATTCTCAGTAAAGAAGTTGCAGAAGAATACAGCGATGTGAAGAGCAAGGCAGAGTTTGAGAGATGAGATTTCAGGAAAAACAAACTCATGCTTTGCGCAAATTAAACAGTTCTTGTAGATCTTTTCAATCTGTCATTTGACAACTAGAGATGACCAAGCACCACAACTAGTTTCCGAAACATGGATCATCTATCTTTTAAGATTGTTACTT from Streptococcus ruminantium includes:
- the mnmE gene encoding tRNA uridine-5-carboxymethylaminomethyl(34) synthesis GTPase MnmE, which codes for MITKEFDTIAAISTPLGEGAIGIVRLSGTDAFTIASKVFKGKDLATVPSHTLNYGHIIDPANGQVLDEVMLGVMRSPRTFTREDVIEINTHGGIAITNEILQLLIRQGARMAEPGEFTKRAFLNGRVDLTQAEAVMDVIRAKTDKAMYNAVRQLDGSLSQLINDTRQEILNTLAQVEVNIDYPEYDDVEEATTELIREKTLQFQMLLEQLLSTARRGKILREGIATAIIGRPNVGKSSLLNNLLREEKAIVTNIEGTTRDIIEEYVNINGVPLKLIDTAGIRETDDIVERIGVERSKKALEEADLILLVLNAAEPLTEQDRKLLAISNLANRIILLNKTDLEEKIEADQLPNDVIRISVLKNQNITQIEEKINQLFFENAGLVEQDATYLSNSRHISLIEQAVQSLQAVNDGLEMGMPVDLLQVDLTRCWQILGEITGDAAPDELITQLFSQFCLGK
- a CDS encoding TPM domain-containing protein — protein: MRKWKNNIIGYLIILIISFSFAPKLVSADLIPEKPIDTTVVDETKLLSTETIATIDQLNRSWAATEQRLQVGVYMKEQLSSDIESLANETFRRWQIGFSGTNNGILLVIAIADRAFRIETSDNAAIVLPDIVAKKILDNAREFFRQKDYNGGVSYIVQSIGDRFYGTSDAKNQLAALEKHNSSEGDGFSIFLVVIFVAIILFVIDKSGRGGGGTGSLLWMLVNDHQHYRNNHSSSSSSSDFGGGWSGGGGGGGGASSGW
- a CDS encoding class I SAM-dependent methyltransferase, translating into MSDYVSYNQDRWDRISSKQGNSYTVPISHEEFLRVKNSFLEVSLTVGKMVPLEWFEKARGKKLLGLACGGGQQGPIFAAHGYNTTIMDFSQEQLAKDRLVAERENIDLQAVQADMTNPFPFEDESFDIIFCPVSNVYIEDLTNMWQESYRVLKKGGLLMVGYMNPWIYVFDGDDVWDDLDKPLEPKYSLPFNSRRLEAAGELAINPKYGYEFSHTLEEQIGGQLKAGFAMIDFYESKDSRNRLTQFGTDYLANLSIKR
- the pepV gene encoding dipeptidase PepV, translated to MTVNFRTEVDKRKDEFMADLFDLLRINSERDDSQADAKHPFGPGPVHALNKFLEIADRDGYPTTNVDNYAGHFEFGEGDEVLGIFGHLDVVPAGSGWDTDPYEPQIIDGKLFARGSSDDKGPTMACYYGLKIIKELGLPTSKKVRFIVGTDEESGWADMDYYFEHVGLPLPDFGFSPDAEFPIINGEKGNITAYLHFTGENSGAARLHSFAGGLRENMVPESATAIISGDLTDLDSKLAAFVEEYGLKADAEALDNGRVQVTVIGKSAHGSTPEEGVNGATYLAKFLGQFAFDGAAKAYLELAGDTLLEDHEAKKLGVAISDEQMGALSMNAGVFKFDEASSDNTIALNFRYPKNTNPETIKAGLEKLGVEAVSLSEQGHTPHYCPIDDPMVATLLSVYEKHTGLKGYEQVIGGGTFGRLLKRGVAYGAMFPGDVNTMHQANEFIEVEQLYRAAAIYAEAIYELIK
- a CDS encoding LemA family protein; protein product: MNKKWLIILIPVLALLFLGMGAIGQYNGLVDSYAEVENAQANVNTQLQRRYDLIPNVVSAVKGAMKHEEKIFIAIADARAKIGSSKQGSAEYNQAQGQLDSAVSRLLVVAENYPQLTANQQVSNLITELEGTENRLLVARKDYNAVATTYNKKIRRFPTSIYANIFGYKKVELFQASNDATTTVPSVDLGDKE